The Streptomyces sp. NBC_00569 genomic sequence CCGCCTCGGCGAAGAGGAGTTCGCCGTGGTGCTTGCCGCCGGGCACCGGCAGCTCGCCGCGGACCGGGTCGACCTGAGCGAACTGGAGGGGGAGCCGTGGGTGAGGTTCGACCGTGACAGCGCCCTCGACGGCGTACTCCTGAACGTGCTGCGGAACAAGGATCTGACCCCGACCACGGCCGCCCGCGTGTCCCAGACGGCGACGGCGGTGCGCTGGGCCGCCCAGGGGCTGGGGGTGACGCTCGTCCCGGCTTCCGCGGTGCCCCAAGGCCACGAGCACCTTGTTCGCCCGGTGTGCCCGGCCGTGTCCCAGCCCGTCATCGCCGTGGTCCGGCCCGGCGCCGGGCCGGCGGAGACGGCTCTGCTCGAACTCCTGCGTAAGGAGACCTGGTCCGAGTCCGCTTCCTTCTCGCCGGTGTCCTGACGGGCGAGAAGGAAGCGGGCGCCGCTGAACTCCTTCTGCCGGAGCCGGAGCCGGAGTCAGAGCCGGAGTTCCGGAATTCCGTCGGCGTCAGCCCCTGGGGAATTCGCCGCCGTCGACGACGATATTGCTCCCGGTCAGCCAGCTCGCCCGGCCGGACACGAGGAACAGCACGGCGTGGGCGATGTCCTCGGGTCGGCCGTCGCGCCCCAGAGGCACGGTGGGGGCGTCGCTCTGGCCCGGCGCCGGCTCAAGGCGCGCCCACTGCTCCCGCGTTCGTTCGCCACCGGGGGTGGCGACTCTGCCGGGAGTCACGGTGTTGACCCGGATCCCGAACGGGGCCTGTTCCAAGGCCAGCCCCCGGCTGTAGTTCTCCAGCGCCGCCTTCGCCGCCGTGTAGTGCAGGAACGGCGCCACCGGAGTGAGGACCGCGGCCGAGGAGACGTGAACGATCGATCCCGAACGCTGTTCCCGCATCCCCGGGACCAGCAGCGAGTCCAGCCGCACCGACGCCAGGTAGTTCAGGTCCAGCGCGTCCTGCCACTCCTCGTCGGGGATGGCCGCGCTGCCCTCGTGCGGGCGCGCCCCACCCGCGTTGTGGACCAGGACGTCCACCCCTCCGAGCACCTCCTGCGCGGCTTCGGCGAGCGCCCGTGTCCCAGCCCGTGTCCGTACGTCGGCCTTCACGAAGGTGGCCCCCTCCGGCACGGTGCTCGTCGCCGTCCTGGCGGTCGTGACCACCTCAGCGCCCGCGTCCAGGAGTTGGCGCACGACGGCCGCTCCGATGCCGCTGGAACCGCCCGTGACCAGGGCTCGCCTTCCCGCGAGTTCTCGCGTTCCCGACCCGTTCTCGATCGTGGTCATGCCACCGGTCCTCTCGATCGCGTATTCGTCCGCTCGACGGAAGAAGGATCGACATGCGCAGAGCGCGAATTCTCCGAGAAATCGCGGTGAGCACCTCGTCGAGCTGTTTCACGGTAGGTCCGGAAAAGAGCGCGAGGCAAAGACGAAATATCAGCAGGCGCTATAGGGGATTCCTATGGCATCCCGGCCCGGGACGCCGAGCCGGGCCCGCGGCGAAGCGCTGGTCCTGTACTTGTTTGAGCCAGGGCTGAACTGACAGCCGCGACCGCCAACGACGGCTCGCTGCCCCCGGAGTCGGGGCGGCGAGCCGTCGTTGGCGGTCGCGGCTGTCAGTGGTGGTGGCCGTAGGCGCCGGCGTGGTCACCAGTGCTGTGGTCGTGGTCGTCGCCGACGATCGTCCACGGGCGCATCAGGTCGTCGTCTTCGTGTTCGAGGATGTGGCAGTGCTGGACGTACGTCGCCGGTAGTTCGGTGCCGCTTCCCGGCAGCCCCGCGATCCTTTCCGTCGGCGGCTCGAATTCATTGATGACGATTCTGGTCACCGTCTCCGGATAGGACTTGACCGTGTCCTTGCGGGACAGTGCCTCATCCGGGTCCGGCGGAATCGGCGGACCGGTGAGATAGTTCGCCAACACCGGCTTGTCCTCCGGTTTGCGGCCGCCGGCAATCCACTTCTCGTATTGTTCCTGGTAGCCGGCCGCGTCGATCGGCTGCCTGTTCAACACCTGGAAGTTGACGAGGTGGACATGCATCGGGTGGCCGTCGTGGTTGGGATTGATGTACTCCCAGATCTCGGTCGAGCCCGCCTTGACGAAGTCCTCGGACGGCTCCATGAACGGCACCGCGTTGAACGTCATGGTGCCGAAGAGCTGGTGCTGGTAGAGGACCCATTCCCGCCGGCGGGTGTGCGCCGTCACTTTGATGGGTTCGGCCTTCGGCAGTTCGAGCTTCATGGGCGGAGTTGTCCTGTCGCCGCCTCCGGACGACCGTTTGGTGACATGGAATTCCATGACTTCCGAGATTTCCGGTCCGTCACCGCCGGGGAAGTGCACGGGCGCGTTGTAGTTCGTCAGCGTGACCTTCGTGCCCATCGGCACCTTGCTGAAGTCGACGATCAGGTCGTACCGCTCGGCCGGCGAGATCAGGAAGTTCAGCATCTGCAACGGGGTGCGGAGACCGCCGTCGGTTCCGATCAGCCAGAACGGCAGGACGGGCTGAGGCATTACGTTCTCGGGAACGTCGAACCTCAGCCGCCAGAAGCGCTCGTTCGAAGCGTTGAGAACGCGCAACCGGTAGCGTCGCCGCTCGACCTCCAGGAAGGGGTATGCCTTCCCGTTGACGACCGGGGTGTCCTCGCCTTGCTGCAAGGTCATGGTGTAGGCGAGCGAGCCGTCCGGGTGGAAGGTCCGGTCCTGCAAGATGAGGGGGACCTCGAATTCGCCTCGCGGCAGTCCGAGCCGGTCGTCGGCGGGGTCACCGACGCGGTAGAGACCGGCCAGGCCCGCGTAGACGTTGACGCTGGTCATCCCCATGCCGTGGTCGTGATACCAGAGCATGCACGAACGGTCGTGGTTGGTGTAGGCGCAGATCTGCTCGTTGGGTTCGACCCGGCTCGGGTCCAGGCTGCTGTAGGACTCGGCGTGGATGCCGTCCGGGCTGAACGACTGCAGCGGCATGCCGTCGGACTGTGGCGCGGTGAAGCCGCCGTGCTGGTGTACGACGTTCCACACGTTGACGTTCGCGGGAAACGGCTGCATCGGCTTGTAGGGGGGCGGAGGGGTCGGGGTGAGCTGGGGGTCCCCATTGCGGATCTTGTTGATCACGAACTGGAACAGGTGGGTGGTCGGCAGGTGGTTGCGGTACTTGACGACCGTCGGGTGGTCCCTGGTCACGTTGAGGGTCGGCCCCAGGTAGCCCATGCCGATCGGCTTGCGAGGGTCGTGCGGGTTCGTGGCCCAGTAGCCCCACACCTTGGCCGGCCCGAGGTCGCTGTGGAAACGCCATGGGCCCGGCCGCATCGTGATCTCGTAGTAGTCGGCGCCCGGATAGACGGAGGGATCCGAGATGGCTGTCCTCGGGATGGGCAGCGGGTCGACGAACTTCTTCAGCTTGGGGGTGTGCGGAATCGGCGTGTTCGCAGACGCTGACCCATGACCGTGACCGTCCGCTGCGTACGCCTGCTCTCCAGCACCCCGTGGAAGCATGGCCGCACCGCCCATGGCACCGGCCATGAGGAATCTCCGTCGCCCAACCATCGTCTTCAGCCCTTCGTCGCCTCGCGTGACGTTGAAGAGATACCGGGCTGGTCAGGGCCGTGGACGCAGCGCGCCGGTCCGGTTCGGGAAAGGCACTCATTGAGCCGATCTCGGCAGTAATTCGGAAGGTATCGGTATCGGAATCGAATTACTACCACCAATCCGAATGCGCGGTTCGCCGCTTTTCTGTGCGCGAATTGCGCCTATTGTGCACATTCGATACTGAGGCCCTTCGGGGCGCGGAGATGAGCGCTCGGTGCCGCGCCGACAGCCTCGGGCTGCTCGACCGCGAGATGCCCGACGGCGCATGCCTCCAGGGTGGCATCGGCGATCCTGCCCGCGAGTTCGCGGGCGTGATCGAGAGGGGCGGCGAAATCGAGCGTCGAAGCGGCCTCCCGGCCGCACTGGGCGCGTCCCCGGAAGGTCTGACGACGACGGGCTCACCCGTCCTCAGCCGCCCGTGGCAGCTTCTGGGGCTCCCGACCTTCACCGTCCCGGGCCGGACGAACGACCAGGGCATGCCGTTCGGCCTCCAACTCGTGGGCCCTCCCGACCGGTTGGACCATCTCTTCGAGCTCGGCCATGCCCTGGAGACAGCCGCACGTGCACGCCGGGCGGACTGATCGACAGGGACGGAGGGCACATAACCTGGGGAGTGACCCTCGAAAGCGGGCGCTCAGCGGATGCCGCGGATCCGGTAGCCGCCCACCAGCGCGGCGATGCTCAGGGCAGCGACAGCCAGGAGGTAATAGCTCGGCGAGATCTGCGAGCCGGTGGCTGTGACCAGTGCCGCGGCGATCGTGGGGGCGAACCCGCCGAAGAGGGCGACCGTGGTGTTGTAACTGAACGCCAGCCCGGTCGCGCGGGCGTCTGCCGGGAACGCGTCGGACATCACCGACGGCAGCGCGCCGAAGTACGTGGCCTTGAGCACGCCCAGGACCGTCATGCACAGTGCGAGAGTCAGGAAGGACGGTGATGTGGTCAGCCAGAGGAACAGCGGGACGGCGCACACCCCGATCGACGCCGCGGCCGGGATCATGATTTTCAACCGGCCGAACCGGTCCGCGAGCAGGCCCACCACCGGGGTGCCGAGGGTCAGGATCACACCCGTGATGAGCAGCGCGGCGAACGACAGTGAGTCGTCCACCCCGAGGTCCTTGATGGCGAAGGTGGGCAGGTACTGCAGGAGGAAGTTGAGTGCGGTCGAGACCACCATGGCTCCGCTCGCGATCAGCAGCCCGCCCCAGTGGTCCCGGAACACCGACCGGACCGGTGAGGACCTCTCTTCGCGGTTTCCCGGCGCAGCCGCCCGAGTCGTGGCCGGCGCGTCTTCGGCGTAGCGGCGGATGAGGTAGCCGGCCGGGCCGACGAGCAGACCGAACACGAACGGTACCCGCCAGCCCCAGGAGGTCATCTGCTCCT encodes the following:
- a CDS encoding SDR family oxidoreductase, producing the protein MTTIENGSGTRELAGRRALVTGGSSGIGAAVVRQLLDAGAEVVTTARTATSTVPEGATFVKADVRTRAGTRALAEAAQEVLGGVDVLVHNAGGARPHEGSAAIPDEEWQDALDLNYLASVRLDSLLVPGMREQRSGSIVHVSSAAVLTPVAPFLHYTAAKAALENYSRGLALEQAPFGIRVNTVTPGRVATPGGERTREQWARLEPAPGQSDAPTVPLGRDGRPEDIAHAVLFLVSGRASWLTGSNIVVDGGEFPRG
- a CDS encoding MFS transporter, which gives rise to MTAVSRQHTPPGNSTDAPPRRVSTRRAVAAATIGNALEWFDLAVYALMAVYIGRTFFPADNPGVQLVEAYAVFGVTYLIRPISGLLIGSYADRHGRKKALMLTIWLMVLGTFMIAFMPGYSTLGFVAPVGVVIARLIQGFGAGGEFGAATSFLVEQNDMRKSFLGSFQFASQGLATLMASGFATGLTATLSEEQMTSWGWRVPFVFGLLVGPAGYLIRRYAEDAPATTRAAAPGNREERSSPVRSVFRDHWGGLLIASGAMVVSTALNFLLQYLPTFAIKDLGVDDSLSFAALLITGVILTLGTPVVGLLADRFGRLKIMIPAAASIGVCAVPLFLWLTTSPSFLTLALCMTVLGVLKATYFGALPSVMSDAFPADARATGLAFSYNTTVALFGGFAPTIAAALVTATGSQISPSYYLLAVAALSIAALVGGYRIRGIR
- a CDS encoding multicopper oxidase family protein — encoded protein: MAGAMGGAAMLPRGAGEQAYAADGHGHGSASANTPIPHTPKLKKFVDPLPIPRTAISDPSVYPGADYYEITMRPGPWRFHSDLGPAKVWGYWATNPHDPRKPIGMGYLGPTLNVTRDHPTVVKYRNHLPTTHLFQFVINKIRNGDPQLTPTPPPPYKPMQPFPANVNVWNVVHQHGGFTAPQSDGMPLQSFSPDGIHAESYSSLDPSRVEPNEQICAYTNHDRSCMLWYHDHGMGMTSVNVYAGLAGLYRVGDPADDRLGLPRGEFEVPLILQDRTFHPDGSLAYTMTLQQGEDTPVVNGKAYPFLEVERRRYRLRVLNASNERFWRLRFDVPENVMPQPVLPFWLIGTDGGLRTPLQMLNFLISPAERYDLIVDFSKVPMGTKVTLTNYNAPVHFPGGDGPEISEVMEFHVTKRSSGGGDRTTPPMKLELPKAEPIKVTAHTRRREWVLYQHQLFGTMTFNAVPFMEPSEDFVKAGSTEIWEYINPNHDGHPMHVHLVNFQVLNRQPIDAAGYQEQYEKWIAGGRKPEDKPVLANYLTGPPIPPDPDEALSRKDTVKSYPETVTRIVINEFEPPTERIAGLPGSGTELPATYVQHCHILEHEDDDLMRPWTIVGDDHDHSTGDHAGAYGHHH